The stretch of DNA tattaagccattttgccacaactttggaagtatgcttggggtcattgtccatttggaagacccatttgcaaccaagctttaacttcctgactgatgtcttgagatgttgcttcaatatatccacataattttcctccctcatgatttcatttattttgtgaagtgcaccagtccctcctgcagcaaagcacacccacaaaatgatgctgccaccccgtgcttcacagttggatgatgttcttcagcttgcaagccaccccctttttcctccaatataacgatggtcattatggccaaacacttctatttttgtttcatcagaccagaggacatttctccaaaaagtacgatatttgtcccatgtgcagttgcaaaccgtagtctggcttttttatggcggttttggagcagtggcttcttctttgctgagcggcctttcaggttatgtcgatataggacttgtttactgtggatatagatactcttgtacctgtttcctccagcatcttcacaaggtcctttgctgttgtcctggcattgatttgcactttcgccaccaaagtactttcatctctaggagacagaatgcgtgtcctttctgagcggtatgatggctgtgtggtcccatggtgtttatacttgcgtactattgtgtgtacagatgaacgtggtaccttcaggcatttggaaatgctccaaggatgaaccaaactgtggaggtctacaattattttctgtggtcttggcttatttattttgattttcccatgatgtcaacaaagaggcactgagtttgaaggtaggccttgaaataaatccacgggtacacctccaattgactcaaattatgtcttttaggctatcagaagcttctaaagccatcacgtgattttctggaattttccaagctgtttcaaggcacagtcaacttggtgtatgtaaactgctgacccactggaattgtgatacagtgaataataactgaaataatctatctttaaacaattgttggaaaattatttgtgtcatgcacaaagtagatgtcctcaccgacttgccaaaactatagtttgttaacaagaaatttgtggagtggttgaaaaacgagttttaatgactccaacctaagtgtatgtaaacttccgacttcaactgtacatcctaaccagaagccatggattacaggcaacatccgcacttaGCTAAAAGCTAGTGCTGACGCATTCAAGGAGCAGGTCACTAATCCGGACGTGTATAAGAAAtcttgctatgccctccgatgaaccgtAAAACAGGCGTATCAATACTGGACTAAGATCGTATCATACTGCACCAGCTTTGACACTCATCAGAtggggcagggcttgcaaactatcatggattgcaaagggaaacccatccacgagctgcccagtgacgcgagcctaccagagaGATAAAtggcttttatgctcgcttcgaggcaagcaacactgaaccatgcatgaagagcaccagctgttccggacatctgttgatcacgctctccatagacaATGTGagtaaacctttaaacaggttaacattcacaaagacACACTCCAACTGATCCACAGATGagcgcaatctctattgcactccacactgccctttctcacctagacaagaggaacacctacgtgagaatgttgttcattgactacagctcagcattcaacaccttgggaccttgggactaaacacctcccactgcaaatggatcctggacttcctgacgggccgccaccaagTAGAGGGTAGGCCACAGagtcagaacagctttcccaGTTTGACAACAGATGCCGCTCCGGTGGGAGAAATcaacccccccccatcccccaatATCCAACACAAAGTTACGCCCTTGATTCTAGCCAGGGGGTTTGATTCAATCCTATCGCAGAAGTTCAGCGCTATAGTGCATGATTGAGGCAATGTTCCTGTATTGATGGCGACTGCATCCATGgcaaacgctgcatatgtcggctcaattggaaaatACCTTTACATTTCAGTCACACTATTGTGCTGAACTTCGGTGATAGGGATTGAATCGAGACCCTGATCTCCCTCAACTTACGCATTACAGACCATGAGCTGTATTTTGATGAACAGGCCAACTCCCAATTTTAGCAGCTATATTAGCAATATTGGCTCCTTTTCAATACATGACAAACTGACATCACGCATGAACGCATGTGACCTCTGGATGCAAAAAGAAATCCATCACCATTTGCGCCCATTCAACATAGCCCAGATTTATTACttacttctaaacaaaaaaaCTTTGAGGGATTCTCATATGCTTATAATGTTTTGATTATTGATTGAACTGTCGCttagattatatttggttatgaTCTTCGCAaatgatctattttggatgcagcagttagctagaatgctaataCTTATTGACATAGGCTGGATGCAAAGCTAGCCAAATAGCCATTTTACTGGTTTAAGTTCGTGTTTTTTAAGTACAATGCAGTTGATATGCGATGTAGGACATTCCTTCATAAGTAGGACATTCATATGAGCCTTAAAATTGAATTATAATCCAAAAATAGTtaaaatgcactcataagcaacatgtaaatgttCTGCAACCAAATTTAACCCTCGTGcagcaatgtttgcaaacacaggGGTCTATAACCATAAAAACTTGTTAAAGCTCAAACACCAGTAGGATTGTAAAAGTTTACAGTGCTTAGCTACTCTGAACAGAGTGTAGGCAGTCAATTtattttgtgttcacacagcaaagaccctGAAAGTCATCAGCCACTCATCCCtcttaaaatactccaaaccgggcctcccgggtggcgcagtggtctagggcactgcatcgcagtgctagctgcgccaccagagtctctgggtttgcgcccaggctctgtcgcagccggccgcgaccgggaggtccgtggggcgacgcacaattggcatagcgtcgtccgggttagggagggtttggccggtagggatatccttgtctcatcgcgctccagcgactcctgtggcgggccgggcgcagtgcgcgctaaccaagggggccaggtacacggtgtttcctccaacacattggtgcggctggcttccgggttggaggcgcgctgtgttaagaagcagtgcggcttggttgggtggtgcttcggaggacgcatggctttcgaccttcgtctctcccgagcccgtacgggagttgtagcgatgagacaagatagtaattactagcgattggataccacgaaaattgggtagaaaatgggataaaattaaaataaattaataaattaataaataaataaaattctcCAAACCAAaaggtggcagtagcgttgtttggCAAAGCATATCCATGCGTATTGCTTATGGTATAGATTCCAAGCTATCTGCtctaatgttgctattttgtataaagcccttgttgataataactagccagatggccacagctagataactacctagcaagaggatgaagaaacaatttaattcactctccataatcccatactgccagtgccagtCCATAgaaaaatgtttagctagctagctaacgtcagcatATTAGCTAACCTAGcacaacgtagctagctagctaaggtccCTGCACTAACCCAGCAGTTAACTcaggcagctgtttcatggaaactagctaatccattgtgatttaattatgtcaataCTAGCTACAGGGGTTAGCTAGCTTAGAGGAAGTATTTAGCGTTGTGTGCATTGCGTCTGTGCACTTGGctagctaccatcccatagcctacattgcatatgaagtgtgactggctcatccATGGATGTACTGACGAGCATTGCTATTGTACAAATAGAATGAGTAGATTTGTCGCTACCGGGTCGGCACGCAGCAGGTATTGCTTTTGTTCTGGCAAGAGAAGGAATGGCCTCCCACTGTATTGAGTACATATCGGAAGTGCGATTATTGGTGTGTTTCATGCTTAAGAGAGATGATAGTGACAGTAGAGTAAGGTGAGACACACTTTAATGAGACGCTTCTGGGAAAAGTGTACATTGTCCCTAccgtgtcttcagaaagtatgaaaaaattatgaaaatctgaagtgtcttaagtcaataagtattcaacccctttgttatgggatgccaaaataagtccaggagtaaacatttgcttaacaagtcacataataagttgcacggactcacgttgtttaacatgatttttgaatgactacatcatatctgtaccccacacatacaattatctgtaaggtccctcagacgAGCAGtgaaaaaacatgcatcctgtttgcaataatgcactaaagtaaaactgctaaaaatgtggcaaagaaatgtactttatgtcctgaatacaaagcgttatgtttggggcaaatccaacaacacatcactgagtaccactcttcatatttttaagcaaggtggtggctgcatcattgtatgggtatgcttgtcattggcaaggactagggagttttttggggacAACAGATAaatataaacagaatagagctaagcacaggcaaaattacAGAGGAAAATCTGCTTCAATCTGCTTTTcaacagatactgggagacaaatacacctttcagcaggacaatagcttACCAAGAGGACATGAAATGCTCCTAAGTGGCCATTTtcaattggcttgaaaatctatggcaagacatgaaaatggctgtctagcaatgatcaacaaccaacttcccagtttgaagaatttaaaaaaatgatgtgcaaatattgtataatccagatgtacaaagctcttagatatttacccagaaagattcataACTGTATttgttgccaaaggtgattttaacatgtattgactcaggggtgtgaatacttaagtcaattagatatttctgtatttcatgttcaatacatttttaaatgtgtctaaaaacatgttatcactttgtcattatgtggttttGCTTGTAAATGGgtgaggacatttaaaaaaaatcaattttgaattcaggctgtaacataacaaatgtgaattaagtcaaggggtatgaataatttctgaatgcactgtacatacgtGCACTGTAGACTGAGCAAATAATCTAGCTGTCTATGGAAAATAGTATAGGCCTATACATAATTTTTAGATCACATGACCCACATCAACCTCAAAAAAGGTTGGTGGACTATCACTAATAAAACAATTTTTTATGCAATGGAAGTTCAGGTGATTTTCCATTAACAAGAACATTTTATAGACCTACCACAAATAGCAGGTCTACTGCATCATCATTAAGATGATTAAAACTATATACATGAACATCCTTTAATTAATGATCAGTTCAATATCAAAGATAAATAATACCCAGGCCTATTCTCTATTTTGGATTTGAACTTAGTAGGCTTAAAGTGCAGCCTAACTCAGTTAATATTAGCCTACTAAAACAATAATCAGATAACAATGATTATCAATGATTATCAATTAATACACCAGGTGTTGGATATGACACAGAACAGCCCAAAGCCATGGTATGTTGGTTATATACCacaccctcgggccttattgattAAATATAACAACCAAAAAACAACTAATCAAACCATTAACTGCTCACCAAGTAACTATCTAATTACAGGTAACTGAATAGAAAAGGTGATTGAAATAAACTGCGGGGTCTTTGACGAGGAACAGACAGTTTCTCCAATGAATGCAGAATATACTGATGGATGCTTTGTGTTGCACAGGATTGTATAGGAGTGACATTTTGTCACTCGAAACAACACTTGTAAATCACTCAACACACGTTCATGCCTAGCGCAAAGTGTGTGTTCTGCGTTTAGTGGTTGGTTGGTCGGTCACCTAGGCCTATTTTTCATTCTAGCCTACTTACCTATGTTTAGCAAATGGGAAATGATAAAGTAAACAACTCTTTTTGACGCCACTAGAGGGCTCTTCGAAACTATAATCTGGGAATCGTGCCGCTGAAATTTTGTGTCAAATGGTTTACATCAATGTTATAGTTGACTACGTTTACGTCAACGTTATAGTTGACTAGTTTTTCCCCCACAGATTTGTATCAATAATTTAATTCACCCATGAGATATCAAACAATTATAACAATTAAGTCATACATTAGCCAACGTTTAAttataattgtaattattttaatgtctatttttattttttttacatgcaagGTGATTGGCAGTGATTAAGCACACTTGCTTATTGCATACAGGTTACCCTTGCCGCTGCAAACAACAGTMAATTACTTATATTGattatgatgataataataatagtaatgataattataattaaaataattaaaatatatttcgataTTTCGAATACCCTGCTtgtaataattgtaatattaataCGTACAATAATAACAAATGAATACGTTTACAGGGTGATATAAATAAAATCCCtgaatgttattttattattaataaGGTGGAAGACTTTGTCTATAAATTATGAAACATCATATAAACGTTTAGCCTATAATAAATCTCCATAATAAAGGTCTCCTGTAATTAGTGAAAATATGTTTATGTTAAAGTAAAGATATRGCTAGAGCAGATTTTAAATCGGCGGTGCTGCTAATTACAGACGTACACCAGTAACAGAAAAGTTGGCCTGGAGAATGCATTCCAAAAAGTTATTTGGTAAAAACTACACAGAAAAAAATAACTATAAGTTAAATGACGATAATTCGTTTTTCTTACATTATTCTCTGTGCGATTTCAGTTATTCAGTGGTTGCAGGAGAAATTTACGTTTTTTTCTGATTGATTGTTTGTTCTTGTTTACTAATAGACAAACAGTGACTGGTGTATTGAACTTTCCTGTGACGGTGAAAATGAATGCCAGATAAATATTGTTTTCATCACCAGTTATGTCCGGTTAAACAGTTAAATAATATATTGTCAATAACGTTATATTATCCAATATGGCCTAAAATAATGACAATGAAAAAAMAAATATCTGAAACCTAATTGTTGTATTATTCATGTTTTTAACACGTTTGAAAAAGGTCACAAACTGTAGTCTCCTTTTATCTCTTTTCCCCTATAYAATTTATAGATAGGCCTGTTGAAATGTGTAATTCTCATCTAAATAAAGAAATGCAGTGGAAAATTGGAAAACCTTTACTTTTCCAAACCCTTAGAATAAGCGTTCTTCACTCTGCTATTAAATGTCCWAGGTAGATTCGCTGAAGCCTTTCTAATGCTAAGGTGGCCATATTTCACTCTAACAACATTTCACGTCTCCATAAAATATTAGCGCCGTGGCTTGAAGCGGCACTCAACTTGATGACGTCTTGAGCCACGCGCTTTTTTTCAGTCCAGGTCACATCTCATgatgaaaataatgaaaaaacaacaatGATAATTTGAGTAATGAAAAAGGTCACATTAGGTCTACGTTTGTTACACTGTTTAGTTGTCAGTTTTTGACATATATAGGCTACCAGGCAAATATGATGCATCTGTGTATCTGACCAGTGACCGTGATAAAGATACAATCGCTGATCTAATTTTCTATTGTGWAGGCCAAGTGATACCATCGTTAAGACTCACTTAGCCTATCTATGAGTTTATCTAGACCCGCACACTGGGGGGGAAAAATTATTTACTGTACCACATGAAACAAAGATAAGGGTCgtttttctgtacagcactttgagatatcagctgatggaagaagagctatataaataaatttgatttggatttgatttagttttaaacgaatgtatattttttaaatcttttttttttttttacagcattaACCGAACATTTCAAGATAACCCCACAACTATGCACCCCAATGAATCCGTTATGGCATCAGAAAAATATCAATTATTGTGGTCAGTTATTTTATCATGCTCTGAAATAGATTTGATAATTTTCTAAAAGGCTAACTTTAGTTAAGTATGCCTAGTCTACATGCTTGTTATacatccacaacacacaccctaCACATAAAGCGTACACTGTATCCTTATTACGCATCAACAacacatagcctacacataaagcATACTTTTCAATTAATAAGCTACTGGATGTGTCTTCTAGAAATRCGTGTAATCTTATCTTCAACCTCCTTCAAATCACTGGTAACAATGAAATCAGTAGGCCCTGCAGCATAATTGTATTGAGTTTAATGATGTAGCCTACTTACATTGTCATCGGTAATGGGTCATAATGTAAATGTATCATTTCAGTCAAATCTTGAARCAATTATTTCTACAGTACGATGCATCATTAATAGTACAGTAATATATTAAACTTATTAATAGTGTGGCTATGTCCAAGTGGCGCACATGAAAAGTAGCCGAGTGTGTTCCCTCCAATCAGAGAGCGCTCTCACTCAACATTATCCAATGGGGAAAATGCGTATGCAGGTGGCTGCGCCGTTATCTGTGCATCCCGCTTCACTCACACCATAGCTCGACTCAATTTACGAAGAAAGCCGACCCTTATGGTCACCATCAAAACCACAAAAAGATCCTCTAACTTCCGAGTAGATTCTCGTTGTGGACGCATGCGGCAAACTCACAATTGACAGTCTGAATTGGAGAGACATTTTCGATCAAACTATTGCCCGACAACGCAAGAGAAYTTCTCTCCTAAATAAGTGTTTTTGTTTTCGGAAGTTTCAACCTTCAGTRGCTGCGGTATCCRGGATATACGTCTGAARCACCTGTAGTGGCCTCTGCTTATCAACCAGTTCAGCACCTTTATATTCCTTTCCTcggtttattgttatttttactcgaGCGAATTTGGTGGTTCATGCTCTCCAATGTTAGCTGTTGGGCAGATGGATGCTAACCGGCAGAGTGCTTTCGTCCTAGGCAGTACGCCGCTGGCAGCATTGCACAACATGACCGAGATGAAGACGTCTTTATTTCCCTACACTTTGCAGAATCAYGCGGGCTTCAAGGCGCATTCTCTTACTCATTTGAACTCACAGCTTGCCCTGGGGACACCACATGGAATTAGCGATATCTTGGGTAGACCTATCAACTCAGCTGGACAGCTGCTCTCGGGCTTTCCAAGGATAAACGGCTTGGCCACCACCGCAGGAATGTACTTTAACCCAGCGGCCGTTTCTCGGTATCCGAAGCCCCTGACGGAGCTCCCGGGGAGAGCACCCATATTCTGGCCTGGAGTGATGCAGAGCTCCCCTTGGAGGGATCCTCGAGTGCCCTGTCCTAGTAAGTTCGCTGTGTCGAGTGCAAAATGTTATAGAAATGCAGTTATAGAAAAACAATTACATTCTGTAGGCTGCTCaacaatgtttcacttttttAATGCAGACATCTGTTGAATTTGTTGGGTAGCTTATTTTGTGCTGCTTCTTGTAAATGACTTTTAATAACTTAACTTATATTAACGACCTATACATAATTATTCGATGGGCTTTCCATTTATATTGGTTGCTTTTTATATTCAGTGTTTTAATTCATGTGCAAGCCTAGTAGCTATGTTAGTCAACACAAAAAGTCTCACTCCAGGAGTGAAATCGTGAGAACTGTTTACTACTGATGTTGAAATACTAATCACTgttgtgtttacatatttttgactAGACTCTTCAATCTTTTTTGTAGCTCAAGCAAACATGATGCTCGACAAGGATGGCaagaaaaaacactccaggccaACTTTTTCTGGACAGCAAATTTTTGCATTGGAGAAAACCTTTGAACAGACGAAATACCTTGCTGGCCCAGAAAGAGCTCGACTGGCTTACTCTTTGGGAATGACTGAAAGTCAAGTCAAGGTAACTATCATTACTTGAGTTATCTTTTGACATGAATTAAAATGTAATGAAGCCATTATTTATAGATGATTGTCTTAAAATTAATATTGGCATATTTGGCTCTTCTGTGTGTAGTATGCTTTATTATAAGTTATGTTTAACAGGCTTATTATTAGTAGgcctattaatattattattggcAATATGGTTAACATTATTGGTATTAGCCTATGTTGTTATTATGTTGTCATTATTATGCAATTGGAGCTATTAGTTGGCTAACTTCATGTTTAGCAAGGTATTTTCTTGGCTCCGACTCAGATAATGAGTTTTATATTGGAATAATAATTTCTACCTATACTACCAAGAACAGCTYATTTATTATTGTATGTATTAAGTGGCTAATTGTATGTTATTCCTTCTCCCAATAGGTATGGTTTCAAAACAGGAGAACCAAATGGCGGAAGAGACACGCAGCAGAAATGGCAACAGCCAAAAAGAAACATGACTCTGAAACTGAGAAGATGAAGGAAAGCTCGGACAATGAGGACGATGATGAGTACAACAAACCTCTGGACCCAAATTCAGATGACGAAAAAATCACGAGACTTCTGAAAAAGCACAAGGCTACAAACCTTTCCCTGATCAGTCCATGCAGCAATAGCTCGGACACCTTGTGATGACATTGAGAACTTGTCGAGAAAAGACTCAAACACTCCATGATGCTTCTAAAGCTAATTTAACCAGGGTATAAATTGTTCAAAAGGAGAGAAAGGGCGCTGGTGGGTGGTATGAATGATTTATGTTGTACAGACGAAAATGTgagatgtatatattttttactgagtAAGTTATGTTATTAAACCAATGTAAACAAGAAATGGCAGGCTTTTCCCGCAAATCCTGATAAGCATATACCTTCTCAATATTATAGCTTAATTTTGTTATATATTGCAGAATAATGTCGCCCATCTCTCCACCTTTACCATTCTAAATTCAAGGTACACAATGTATGAATGCAAACGTTGTAAATTATGTAAAAAGCTTGTTTTAACGATCTAAactgttttattttataatttgaaGGAATTTGTTTCACCTCATCAAACAAAAATAGAGAACTGGATAATCGTTTGTTGGAATAAGAGAGTATTATTGCTTCCGCGaagatggaagaaaaaaaactttgtaTTATGAATAAATTATTTAACAAGCGTTTGTTTTTAATATGGAATTTTGTTCCACTTCACTGAAATTACTCTTCATTGAATTAGGCTGCCTACCAATAGTCTAAAATTGATTGGGACCCACTCAATTGCTGAAAAAGGCGGGTATGGTAAATTATAATAATCGGAAATCTGTTTTCTTCCTTTATCCAAGACCATCAAAGATGTTTTCAATCTGTTTAGTTGTTTTTTGTAAACCTTGCCCAAGTCGGAATAGCTCAATGTTAGTTGCGTTGGTGAACGTATAGGACTATACTAAACTCGTAATAGGCCTACGTCTTGTGAAACTTTAGTTGTTTTCAAGATGTGACTTTTTTTAACAACGGCGTTGTGATggtggtgatcaggcctacaaatGCTAGACCTACTGTATGCATTTACGCATAGCCTAGTGAATTTCATAAATATAGGCTACATRtaaaatattattataatttgcTCTATGTTCCAAAAATGAAAATGTTTAGATTTACAAAGCCGTATATAAAATGGTAACTGGAATGGGGTGTTGCTTAGGTTAACTTAGATAAGTTTGCGTCACAACCCCAAATTACAACCTATATAGCTTAGGSCAATTTATTGTTTGCACTTTAATGTGGATATAATAGTTTGAagaagagtgtgagtgtgtagacTAGCATATCTCGACTAAGTATTTTAGACTTCACACATTTCAGAacagtttagatttttgtttgttgttgacctAACACCTCTGATGTGTAGGTGTTATTAAATATTGGGCCATCATACATTTATTCAGGCTTAAAGCGCAATAGGATAATTACTATTCTATAGGCTAATTAAAGCCCTCGTTAATAACCTGCATTTTTGGAACAAATATCATTTTCCATAGCGCTATAATCCATTTAACTACATATTGCATTTTGTATGTATTTCGATACACGTTTCATTATTGCTCTATTACATTTCTTGGAGTTATCACATGACTGTGCTGCTTCTAACTTGAAAACAGAATTTGGCCACTTTTCACCCATCGTTTTCTGTTGCTCTGCTACAGGGCCAAGCTATCTGCAATAATCATAGGGTATGCCGATATCCGAGTAATTACCAGCGTTGATACTTTAGGCTGCATGGTTTAACTTGATGTGATACCACGAACTTTATCATGGAAGCAGGAACATCTTTGGATATATTCATTTTTGAACTTTAATCTTCTTGTGCACATAGCTTCAGTAGGGTTGTGTTTACTGGCCATGCATGCAAATTGATCAAGATCCACAAATAAGTAGGYGTTGTCAATAGCATCTTGTTGTGTGGTACAGATGCAATGCTGAAGTGATAGATGCGGTGGAATAATGACAAAACAYCCATTTAGTTCTAATGGTTTTATTGCTTGAGAACCGCATAATCAACACTAGAATATAATCTCTATCTGCTGAAAGGAGTGAACAAACTGCCGCTTCTCTTAACACGTGACCAGCGGGAAAAACAAGCAGTTTTACCCACGAACCAAATCACACTGTCAAGACAACATGAAGTCTGCAGCAGGCACAAAATCATTTCAACTTGCGGTGATTTAGATGGAAAACTCAAGGAGCAATCTAACGGCTTCACACAGTCTGAGCTCTGTAGTGTAGTAAATTAAATCAATAACAGGAAACGTTCGCTTTTCATCAACAGCCTCCCCTAATTGCTGTTTAATGCTCTAACGAGCGATGAGAGGAAATTATTTGCAACATAGCAATGAAGGCTGTTGAAGGCTACATACAAAATTAAAAAGCAATTCTTCGAAGTCTTTCCTGCCTTTagcgtttttttgtttgtttttttacaatgtatAATCAAGGCCTTTATCTATCAGTTGGACTGGTGTATTTTATGTTGACTTTCCACACTTCATTATGTGTATACTTGGCACCATaacgcagtaaaaaaaaaaaaaacacctttacattttttttaaagaataccaAAGCCTATCTAAAAACATCACATTCAGAACCATAATATCATTACATTGAAATAAGTTAgaataagaataataataatatgagtgCTATATATGAAACAATCTTATATACTTGCATGGTCTATGGCACTGCTTAAAACATCATTggatacactatactgtatgaaTCATGTTGGCTAAAAAGTGTTTTTTGCTCACTTGTAATGATAGATTCAAAGGTCATGGCTGATGGAGCACCCAAGCAGCCATATTGTCTCCATATACTTCATAACAATTTTGTTAAGAATGATAAATTCTCTCTTtaaaaagtacagtatataaaatGAGATTCAGCTGATGTGTGAGGCATGGCAGTGTGTTAGGCACACAAGTCagcaaagacaaaataaaaaaaattcaaaagtatttgaaattaacCGAAAATATGTATCTATTCTAAACAGTGGGACCACAAAGTTTGGTCAGAAGAGAGACAATGGCACTAAAACCATCAACAACTCTGTTATACTGTCCAATGTACAAATAAACCTAACAATATAGATATACAACTTTTTTTGCATTGCACTTTTTAAAAACATCTTACATACCGTATGGAAGTAGCTTCTATACATAGAGACATACCTACAATTGCAAGTATGGTATCTAAAATAATGTAGTTAAGACTGATTTCTACTAGAGTTTTGGCAACAAGGctgtaaaatagttttttcctttTTCTGGGGGAATGGGGTGCGTAGCAATGGTAAGGTCAGTGAGGTGTGTCTTATCTCAAACGTCTCTCGGGTGGGTAGTCCAGATACTGAC from Salvelinus sp. IW2-2015 linkage group LG25, ASM291031v2, whole genome shotgun sequence encodes:
- the LOC111951803 gene encoding homeobox protein Nkx-6.2-like isoform X2; this encodes MLAVGQMDANRQSAFVLGSTPLAALHNMTEMKTSLFPYTLQNHAGFKAHSLTHLNSQLALGTPHGISDILGRPINSAGQLLSGFPRINGLATTAGMYFNPAAVSRYPKPLTELPGRAPIFWPGVMQSSPWRDPRVPCPTQANMMLDKDGKKKHSRPTFSGQQIFALEKTFEQTKYLAGPERARLAYSLGMTESQVKVWFQNRRTKWRKRHAAEMATAKKKHDSETEKMKESSDNEDDDEYNKPLDPNSDDEKITRLLKKHKATNLSLISPCSNSSDTL
- the LOC111951803 gene encoding homeobox protein Nkx-6.2-like isoform X1, producing the protein MLAVGQMDANRQSAFVLGSTPLAALHNMTEMKTSLFPYTLQNHAGFKAHSLTHLNSQLALGTPHGISDILGRPINSAGQLLSGFPRINGLATTAGMYFNPAAVSRYPKPLTELPGRAPIFWPGVMQSSPWRDPRVPCPNSSIFFVAQANMMLDKDGKKKHSRPTFSGQQIFALEKTFEQTKYLAGPERARLAYSLGMTESQVKVWFQNRRTKWRKRHAAEMATAKKKHDSETEKMKESSDNEDDDEYNKPLDPNSDDEKITRLLKKHKATNLSLISPCSNSSDTL